Proteins from one Pseudarthrobacter sp. BIM B-2242 genomic window:
- a CDS encoding class II fumarate hydratase, with the protein MTSTEEFRIEHDTMGEVRVPVNALYRAQTQRAVENFPISGKTLERAHIEALARVKKAAAQANAELGVLDGELAKAIAEAADEVAAGKYDGDFPIDVFQTGSGTSSNMNTNEVIAELATRALKAAGSDKVVHPNDHVNASQSSNDVFPTSVHVAATSALINDLIPALGYLAESLERKAVEFKDVVKSGRTHLMDATPVTLGQEFGGYAAQVRYGIERINASLPRVAEVPLGGTAVGTGINTPAGFPERVIELLATDTGLPLTEARDHFEAQANRDGLIEASSQLRNIAISFMKINNDLRWMGSGPNTGLGEIAIPDLQPGSSIMPGKVNPVICEASIMVCAQVIGNDTAIAWSGTNGAFELNVGIPVMAANLLESVRLLANTSRVMADKMIDGITANVERARFLAEASPSIVTPLNKHIGYENAAKIAKKAVAEGLTIRETVVAMGFLERGELTEEQLDTALDVMSMTRPPHKA; encoded by the coding sequence ATGACTTCCACTGAAGAATTCCGCATTGAACACGACACGATGGGCGAAGTCCGCGTCCCCGTGAACGCCCTGTACCGTGCACAGACGCAGCGTGCAGTTGAGAACTTCCCCATCTCCGGCAAGACGCTGGAACGCGCGCACATCGAAGCCCTCGCCCGGGTCAAGAAGGCGGCTGCCCAGGCCAACGCAGAACTTGGAGTGCTCGACGGCGAGCTGGCCAAGGCAATTGCAGAGGCCGCCGATGAGGTTGCTGCCGGCAAGTACGACGGCGACTTCCCCATCGACGTCTTCCAGACCGGCTCCGGCACCTCCTCGAACATGAACACGAACGAGGTCATCGCCGAGCTCGCCACCCGCGCACTCAAGGCCGCCGGAAGTGACAAGGTTGTCCACCCGAACGACCACGTCAACGCCTCCCAGTCGTCCAACGACGTTTTTCCCACCTCGGTCCACGTGGCCGCGACGTCCGCCCTGATCAACGACCTCATCCCGGCCCTCGGCTACCTGGCCGAGTCGCTGGAGCGCAAGGCTGTTGAGTTCAAGGACGTCGTCAAGTCCGGCCGTACCCACCTGATGGACGCCACCCCGGTGACGCTCGGCCAGGAATTTGGCGGCTACGCAGCCCAGGTGCGCTACGGCATCGAGCGCATCAACGCCTCACTCCCCCGCGTTGCCGAGGTACCGCTCGGCGGCACGGCAGTGGGCACCGGTATCAACACTCCTGCCGGCTTCCCGGAGCGCGTCATCGAACTGCTGGCCACCGACACCGGGCTCCCCCTCACCGAGGCCCGCGACCACTTCGAGGCCCAGGCCAACCGCGACGGCCTCATCGAGGCCTCCAGCCAGCTGCGCAACATCGCGATCTCCTTTATGAAGATCAACAACGACCTCCGCTGGATGGGCTCCGGCCCCAACACCGGCCTCGGCGAAATCGCCATCCCGGATCTGCAGCCCGGTTCCTCGATCATGCCGGGCAAGGTCAACCCCGTCATCTGTGAGGCATCCATCATGGTCTGCGCCCAGGTCATCGGCAACGACACCGCCATTGCCTGGTCCGGCACCAACGGCGCCTTCGAACTGAACGTCGGCATCCCCGTCATGGCCGCCAACCTGCTCGAATCCGTGCGCCTGCTGGCCAACACCAGCCGCGTCATGGCCGACAAGATGATCGACGGAATCACCGCCAACGTGGAGCGCGCCCGCTTCCTGGCAGAAGCCTCACCGTCCATCGTCACACCGCTGAACAAGCACATCGGCTACGAGAACGCAGCCAAGATCGCCAAGAAGGCTGTGGCTGAGGGCCTGACCATTCGCGAGACCGTGGTGGCCATGGGCTTCCTGGAGCGCGGCGAACTCACCGAAGAGCAGCTGGACACCGCGCTGGACGTTATGTCCATGACGCGCCCGCCGCACAAGGCATAG
- a CDS encoding carbonic anhydrase — translation MATYLTPALAWRRMREGNERFVAGESSHPNQDASRRSSLVENQHPFAVIFGCSDSRLAAEIIFDLGLGDAFVVRTAGQVIDDAVLGSLEYSVSVLGVPLIAILGHDSCGAVSATKDAVETGQMPAGFIRDLVERITPSVLTSLRNDEHEVNDMVVEHVKQTSQRLVDSSRVISAAIEDGRAAVIGLSYSLAEGRANVVSGIGEI, via the coding sequence GTGGCCACATACCTGACACCTGCCCTCGCCTGGCGCCGCATGCGCGAAGGCAACGAACGCTTCGTTGCCGGCGAATCGTCGCACCCGAACCAGGACGCGTCCCGCCGCTCCTCGCTTGTCGAGAACCAGCATCCCTTTGCTGTGATCTTCGGCTGCTCCGACTCACGGCTCGCCGCGGAAATCATCTTCGACCTGGGGCTGGGTGACGCCTTTGTGGTGCGCACCGCCGGCCAGGTGATTGACGACGCTGTCCTCGGCTCCCTCGAGTACAGCGTCAGCGTGCTGGGCGTGCCGCTGATCGCCATCCTTGGGCACGACAGCTGCGGTGCGGTGAGCGCCACAAAGGATGCTGTCGAAACCGGGCAGATGCCGGCAGGCTTCATCCGGGACCTCGTGGAGCGCATTACCCCCTCGGTCCTGACATCCCTGCGCAACGACGAACATGAGGTCAACGACATGGTGGTGGAGCACGTCAAGCAGACATCCCAGCGCCTCGTGGACAGCTCGCGTGTGATTTCCGCCGCAATCGAGGACGGCCGCGCCGCAGTGATCGGCTTGTCCTACAGCCTCGCCGAGGGCCGGGCGAACGTGGTTTCGGGGATCGGCGAGATCTAA
- a CDS encoding DUF4245 domain-containing protein codes for MQEKTNAGQDPSDSGPDRHDAPNGDYPPVKPVIPAAAAKRANASVIGMIIALLVSIAAFLPIVLMNPLPKSDGFRPDIDVSASARNAADVAGFTPAAPDTANAYRPNYARWESGSDSGVPMWEVGYITPKDSFIGLIQTRQSNPTWLLQQTKSAPVTGTRDAGGQAWELRDAGKGEKSMILDYRGTTVVLTGTAQLDEFAVLADAVVRSMDSNPAVTVSPSASPAP; via the coding sequence ATGCAGGAAAAGACCAACGCCGGACAAGACCCCTCGGACTCCGGGCCCGACAGGCACGACGCGCCGAACGGTGATTACCCTCCCGTAAAGCCCGTTATCCCGGCTGCCGCCGCCAAGCGCGCCAATGCGTCGGTGATCGGCATGATCATTGCCCTTCTTGTCAGCATTGCCGCTTTCCTGCCCATTGTCCTGATGAACCCGCTCCCCAAGAGCGACGGCTTCCGCCCGGACATCGACGTCAGCGCGTCAGCCCGGAACGCCGCCGATGTGGCAGGATTCACACCCGCCGCGCCCGACACCGCAAACGCCTACCGGCCAAATTACGCCCGTTGGGAGTCCGGAAGCGACAGTGGCGTTCCCATGTGGGAGGTGGGCTACATCACCCCGAAGGACTCCTTCATCGGGCTGATCCAGACCCGGCAGTCCAACCCCACGTGGCTTCTGCAGCAGACCAAGAGCGCGCCGGTCACAGGAACCCGCGACGCCGGCGGACAGGCCTGGGAACTCCGTGACGCCGGAAAAGGCGAGAAGAGCATGATCCTGGACTACCGCGGAACCACCGTTGTCCTTACAGGCACCGCGCAACTGGACGAGTTCGCTGTCCTGGCAGACGCCGTCGTGAGATCCATGGACAGCAACCCGGCCGTAACGGTTTCACCGTCAGCCAGCCCGGCGCCGTAA
- the glpX gene encoding class II fructose-bisphosphatase encodes MTQQYSTLSPSLAVGIDEPDRNLALELVRVTEAAAIAGGHWVGFGDKNKADGAAVDAMRSFLHTVHFNGVVVIGEGEKDEAPMLFNGEHVGDGTGPECDVAVDPIDGTRLTALGINNALAVLAVAERGSMFDPSAVFYMEKLVTGPEAADMVDLRLPVKQNLHLIAKAKGVKVNQLNVMILDRDRHRPLVEEIREAGARTKFIMDGDVAGAIAAARSGTGVDALMGIGGTPEGIVAACAIKSLGGVIQGRLWPTSDDEKQKAIDAGHDLDRVLSTNDLVSSDNCYFAATGITDGDLLKGVRYSKDKVLTQSIVMRSKSGTIRFVDGEHQASKWEGYARKN; translated from the coding sequence ATGACCCAGCAGTACTCCACGCTCTCCCCCTCACTTGCTGTGGGTATTGACGAGCCGGACCGCAACCTTGCCCTTGAGCTCGTCCGCGTCACCGAAGCCGCAGCCATCGCCGGCGGCCACTGGGTCGGTTTCGGCGACAAGAACAAGGCTGACGGCGCCGCTGTCGACGCCATGCGCTCCTTCCTCCACACCGTCCACTTCAACGGCGTTGTGGTCATCGGCGAGGGCGAAAAAGACGAAGCCCCCATGCTGTTCAACGGCGAGCACGTCGGCGACGGCACCGGTCCCGAGTGCGACGTCGCCGTGGACCCGATCGACGGCACGCGCCTCACCGCCCTGGGCATCAACAACGCCCTCGCGGTACTCGCAGTGGCTGAACGCGGCTCCATGTTCGATCCCTCCGCCGTGTTCTACATGGAAAAGCTCGTCACGGGCCCGGAAGCTGCCGACATGGTCGATCTGCGGCTCCCGGTGAAGCAGAACCTGCACCTGATCGCCAAGGCGAAGGGCGTGAAGGTCAACCAGCTCAACGTCATGATCCTGGACCGCGACCGTCACCGTCCGCTGGTCGAGGAGATCCGCGAAGCCGGTGCCCGCACCAAGTTCATCATGGACGGCGACGTCGCCGGCGCCATTGCCGCAGCCCGCTCCGGCACCGGCGTTGACGCCCTCATGGGTATCGGCGGCACGCCTGAAGGCATCGTTGCCGCCTGCGCCATCAAGTCCCTCGGCGGCGTCATCCAGGGCCGGCTGTGGCCCACCAGCGACGACGAGAAGCAGAAGGCCATCGACGCCGGCCACGACCTGGACCGCGTGCTGTCCACCAACGACCTCGTGTCCAGCGACAACTGCTACTTCGCGGCCACGGGCATCACCGACGGCGACCTCCTCAAGGGTGTGCGCTACTCCAAGGACAAGGTCCTGACCCAGTCCATCGTGATGCGCTCCAAGTCCGGCACCATCCGCTTTGTCGACGGCGAGCACCAGGCCAGCAAGTGGGAAGGCTACGCCCGCAAGAACTAG